In a single window of the Nocardioides sp. genome:
- a CDS encoding sulfite exporter TauE/SafE family protein, producing the protein MRKLIVLAFVGLLAQLVDGSLGMAYGVTSTTLLLASGIAPAAASAAVHFSEIGTSLASGISHHKLGNVDWKTVSILALPGFVGAFAGATFLASLPGDVAKPWVAGLLLVLGLYVIYRFLRLGGQRPTFKSRPSWRFLTPVGLVGGALDSIGGGGWGPVGTTTLLSSGRLEPRKVVGSIDTSEFVVAVGGSLGFLLALGSQGILWSYAAALLIGGVIAAPIAAWLVRHLPARVLGTAAGGLIVLTNSKTIAEALGVSGAGVALLAATVAVMWISAIIWAVKQERAARVVERAEVLVSV; encoded by the coding sequence ATGCGCAAACTGATCGTGCTGGCATTCGTCGGCCTGCTTGCCCAACTCGTCGACGGCTCCCTCGGGATGGCGTACGGCGTCACGTCGACAACGCTCCTGCTGGCGTCCGGCATCGCCCCGGCGGCGGCGTCGGCCGCGGTGCACTTCTCCGAGATCGGCACGTCGTTGGCGTCCGGCATCTCCCACCACAAGCTGGGCAACGTCGACTGGAAGACGGTGAGCATCCTGGCGTTGCCCGGCTTCGTCGGAGCGTTCGCAGGCGCGACGTTCCTGGCCAGCCTGCCGGGTGATGTCGCCAAGCCGTGGGTCGCCGGTCTGCTGCTGGTGCTCGGTCTCTATGTGATCTACCGCTTCTTGCGCCTGGGAGGTCAGCGCCCCACCTTCAAGTCGCGTCCGTCGTGGCGCTTCCTCACCCCGGTCGGCCTGGTGGGTGGTGCGCTCGACTCCATCGGCGGCGGCGGGTGGGGCCCGGTCGGTACCACCACGTTGCTCTCGTCCGGTCGGTTGGAACCGCGCAAGGTGGTCGGCTCGATCGACACCTCGGAGTTCGTGGTCGCTGTGGGTGGTTCGCTGGGCTTCCTGTTGGCGTTGGGATCGCAGGGGATCTTGTGGTCGTACGCCGCCGCGCTGCTGATCGGTGGTGTGATCGCGGCGCCGATCGCGGCGTGGCTCGTACGGCATCTCCCTGCGCGCGTGCTCGGCACCGCTGCGGGTGGTCTGATCGTGCTGACCAACTCCAAGACGATCGCCGAGGCGCTCGGTGTCTCGGGGGCGGGCGTCGCACTGCTCGCGGCGACGGTGGCCGTCATGTGGATCTCGGCGATCATCTGGGCGGTCAAGCAGGAACGGGCTGCGCGTGTGGTGGAGCGCGCGGAGGTCCTCGTCTCGGTCTGA
- a CDS encoding acyl-CoA dehydrogenase — MSHYKSNLRDIEFNLFEVLKRDEILGQGPFAEIDAESAREILAEVERLAREDLAESYVDSDRNPPVFDPETHTAPLPESFKKSYQAWMDSEFWRLQTLEGLGGTPAPSSVVWALGELVLGANAPIWMYGAGPSFAGIIYRNGNERDKQIARHIVDRQWTTTMVLTEPDAGSDVGAGRAKATPNEDGTWNIEGVKRFITSGTSDLGENIIHMTLARPVGVEGAGGPGTKGLSLFIVPEWNFDPETGDLTGEHNGVYVTNVEHKMGIKVSNTCEVTYGDGAPAVGWLLGEVHDGIAQMFQVIENARMMVGTKAIATLSTGYLNALEYAKERVQGADLTQAADKTAPRVTITHHPDVRRSLMTQKAFAEAMRALVLYTASWQDAVQIAEHAEEKNELAAAVNDLLLPIVKGYGSERSWVLLGTESLQTLGGSGFLQEYPIEQYVRDAKIDTLYEGTTAIQGQDFFFRKIVKDQGRALGHLAGEIQKFIDSDAGNGRLKNERALLATALEDANAIVGHMINDLMSADASNGGELRNIYKVGLNTTRLLMVLGDVVCAWLLLRQAEVALDKLGGDVSAKDKTFYEGKVMAAQFFAQHFLPKLTAERRIAESIDLSLMDLDEASF, encoded by the coding sequence ATGAGCCACTACAAGAGCAACCTGCGCGACATCGAGTTCAACCTCTTCGAGGTGCTCAAGCGCGACGAGATCCTGGGCCAGGGTCCGTTCGCCGAGATCGACGCTGAGAGCGCCCGCGAGATCCTCGCTGAGGTCGAGCGCCTCGCCCGTGAAGACCTCGCCGAGTCGTACGTCGACTCCGACCGCAACCCCCCGGTCTTCGACCCGGAGACCCACACCGCTCCCCTGCCCGAGTCGTTCAAGAAGAGCTACCAGGCATGGATGGACTCGGAGTTCTGGCGCCTGCAGACCCTGGAAGGCCTCGGCGGCACCCCCGCGCCCTCCAGTGTGGTGTGGGCACTGGGCGAACTCGTCCTGGGCGCCAACGCGCCGATCTGGATGTACGGCGCGGGCCCGAGTTTCGCGGGCATCATCTACCGCAACGGCAACGAGCGCGACAAGCAGATCGCCCGCCACATCGTTGACCGGCAGTGGACCACCACGATGGTGCTGACCGAGCCCGACGCGGGCTCCGATGTCGGCGCCGGTCGCGCCAAGGCCACGCCCAACGAAGACGGCACCTGGAACATCGAGGGCGTCAAGCGCTTCATCACCTCGGGCACCTCCGACCTGGGCGAGAACATCATCCACATGACCCTCGCGCGCCCGGTCGGCGTCGAGGGCGCGGGAGGCCCGGGCACCAAGGGCCTGTCGCTGTTCATCGTCCCGGAGTGGAACTTCGACCCCGAGACCGGCGACCTCACCGGCGAGCACAACGGTGTCTATGTCACCAACGTCGAGCACAAGATGGGCATCAAGGTGTCCAACACCTGTGAGGTGACCTACGGCGACGGCGCCCCGGCGGTCGGCTGGCTCCTCGGCGAGGTCCACGACGGCATCGCGCAGATGTTCCAGGTCATCGAGAACGCCCGCATGATGGTCGGCACCAAGGCCATCGCCACGCTCTCGACCGGCTACCTGAACGCTTTGGAGTACGCCAAGGAGCGCGTCCAGGGCGCCGACCTGACCCAGGCGGCCGACAAGACGGCGCCGCGGGTCACGATCACGCACCACCCCGACGTACGCCGGTCGCTGATGACGCAGAAGGCGTTCGCCGAGGCCATGCGTGCCCTGGTGCTCTACACCGCCTCCTGGCAGGACGCGGTGCAGATCGCCGAGCACGCCGAGGAGAAGAACGAACTGGCCGCAGCGGTCAACGACCTGCTGCTGCCGATCGTGAAGGGCTACGGTTCCGAGCGCTCATGGGTGCTGCTCGGCACCGAGTCCCTCCAGACGCTGGGCGGGTCGGGATTCTTGCAGGAATACCCAATCGAGCAGTACGTCCGCGACGCCAAGATCGACACCCTCTATGAGGGCACCACCGCGATCCAGGGCCAGGACTTCTTCTTCCGCAAGATCGTCAAGGACCAGGGCCGCGCGTTGGGCCACCTCGCGGGTGAGATCCAGAAGTTCATCGACTCCGATGCGGGCAACGGCCGTCTGAAGAACGAGCGGGCCCTGCTCGCCACCGCGCTCGAGGACGCCAACGCGATCGTCGGTCACATGATCAACGACCTGATGTCCGCAGACGCCTCGAACGGCGGCGAGCTGCGCAACATCTACAAGGTCGGCCTCAACACCACCCGCCTGCTGATGGTGCTCGGCGACGTCGTGTGCGCCTGGCTGCTGCTGCGCCAGGCCGAGGTCGCTTTGGACAAGCTCGGTGGCGACGTGTCCGCCAAGGACAAGACGTTCTATGAGGGCAAGGTCATGGCGGCGCAGTTCTTCGCGCAGCACTTCCTGCCCAAGCTGACCGCCGAGCGGCGGATCGCCGAGTCCATCGACCTCAGCCTGATGGACCTCGACGAGGCGTCCTTCTGA
- a CDS encoding helix-turn-helix domain-containing protein, producing the protein MQGDPDESRLSDAGRRVLRTLRAATTPQSVKDVATELDLHENTARFHLEALTRVGLAVRETERRVLRGRPRTLYAATSAGATMRNYQALASVLVPMVAEGLADPAGEAERAGDAWGRRLATRAARPGTSAAAVAGLAALLDDMGFAPQPDGSPRAPQINIRHCPFAALAHRHPDIVCAIHLGLTRGYLDELGAPVAVSALEPLVEPSLCITRLAATSAS; encoded by the coding sequence ATGCAAGGGGACCCGGACGAGTCGAGACTCAGCGATGCGGGACGCCGAGTCCTGCGTACGCTGCGTGCCGCCACCACCCCACAGTCGGTCAAGGACGTGGCTACCGAACTCGACCTCCACGAGAACACGGCGAGGTTCCACCTCGAAGCGCTCACACGGGTAGGTCTGGCGGTGCGCGAGACGGAGCGGCGCGTACTGCGTGGCCGGCCGCGCACCCTCTATGCCGCCACTTCGGCGGGCGCGACCATGAGGAACTATCAGGCGTTGGCGTCAGTGCTCGTGCCAATGGTCGCCGAGGGTCTGGCCGACCCCGCGGGCGAGGCCGAGCGTGCCGGTGATGCATGGGGGCGCCGTCTGGCCACGCGCGCCGCACGACCCGGGACCAGTGCCGCAGCCGTGGCGGGGTTGGCGGCGCTGCTCGACGACATGGGATTCGCCCCTCAGCCCGATGGGTCGCCGCGCGCTCCCCAGATCAACATCCGCCACTGCCCGTTCGCCGCCTTGGCGCACCGGCATCCCGACATCGTGTGCGCGATCCATCTCGGCCTGACCCGCGGCTACCTCGACGAGCTCGGCGCGCCGGTGGCCGTGTCGGCACTGGAGCCACTGGTGGAGCCGTCGCTGTGCATCACCCGACTGGCCGCCACCTCCGCATCGTGA